One Endozoicomonas gorgoniicola DNA window includes the following coding sequences:
- the dut gene encoding dUTP diphosphatase — protein MRSIKTRILDNRLGNEFPMPAHATDGSAGIDLRACINEALTLEPGQTELLPTGMAIHIEDSSLAAMILPRSGLGHKHGVVLGNLVGLIDSDYQGQLMVSCWNRGNTTFTVEPGERIAQLVLVPVVQAELDIVDSFEESDRGTGGFGHTGKH, from the coding sequence ATGAGATCCATTAAAACCCGTATTCTGGATAACCGCCTGGGCAATGAGTTCCCAATGCCAGCCCATGCCACCGATGGTTCTGCGGGTATCGACCTGCGTGCGTGCATCAATGAAGCGCTGACTCTGGAGCCCGGACAGACGGAACTGTTGCCGACCGGAATGGCTATTCATATTGAAGACTCTTCCCTGGCAGCTATGATTCTGCCTCGATCAGGGCTGGGCCACAAACATGGCGTTGTCCTGGGTAACCTGGTTGGGCTGATTGACTCCGACTATCAGGGACAGCTGATGGTCTCCTGCTGGAACCGGGGCAATACCACCTTTACTGTCGAGCCTGGCGAGCGCATTGCCCAGCTGGTACTGGTGCCCGTGGTTCAGGCTGAGCTGGATATTGTTGACAGTTTTGAAGAAAGTGACCGTGGTACAGGCGGGTTTGGTCATACCGGCAAGCACTGA
- the rpmG gene encoding 50S ribosomal protein L33, which produces MAKGIREKIKLVSTAGTGHYYTTNKNKRNTPDKLVFKKYDPVVRKHVEYKEHKIK; this is translated from the coding sequence ATGGCAAAAGGTATTCGCGAGAAGATTAAGCTGGTTTCTACGGCTGGTACTGGTCACTACTACACCACCAACAAGAACAAGCGTAACACTCCAGACAAGCTCGTATTCAAGAAATACGATCCTGTTGTGCGCAAGCACGTCGAGTACAAGGAACACAAGATCAAGTAA
- a CDS encoding type II toxin-antitoxin system RelE family toxin — MNTISWSNKARKQLLKLPRQDASKVYREASALEHFPACQNIKKLTNHRHDYRLRVGRYRIFFNFDGGIRIVTIEEVKLRNEHTY, encoded by the coding sequence ATGAATACAATAAGCTGGTCTAATAAAGCCCGGAAACAACTTCTGAAGCTGCCAAGGCAGGATGCCAGCAAAGTTTACAGGGAAGCGTCAGCTCTGGAACACTTCCCGGCGTGTCAAAACATAAAAAAACTGACTAACCACCGGCACGATTACCGGTTAAGGGTGGGTCGATACAGAATCTTTTTTAATTTCGACGGCGGCATACGCATTGTCACCATCGAGGAGGTAAAACTCAGAAATGAACATACCTACTGA
- a CDS encoding helix-turn-helix domain-containing protein codes for MNIPTDVQIITHSGKPAFAVVPYDQWLQLTGQNNEVYFPHEVVGFQLKGHSLIAAWRKHKKLSQEQLADRLGISQSAMAQIEKSDSKPQTKTLERVANALGISTLQLKE; via the coding sequence ATGAACATACCTACTGACGTTCAAATCATTACCCATTCCGGTAAACCTGCCTTTGCGGTTGTGCCTTACGACCAATGGCTGCAACTGACCGGGCAGAATAACGAGGTCTACTTCCCTCACGAAGTCGTAGGCTTTCAGCTAAAGGGTCATAGTCTGATTGCTGCATGGCGTAAACATAAAAAGCTGAGTCAGGAACAGTTGGCTGACCGGCTGGGGATCAGCCAGAGCGCAATGGCACAGATTGAAAAGTCTGATTCAAAACCTCAAACGAAGACCCTTGAACGGGTTGCTAATGCCCTTGGCATCAGTACATTGCAGCTAAAGGAATAG
- the coaBC gene encoding bifunctional phosphopantothenoylcysteine decarboxylase/phosphopantothenate--cysteine ligase CoaBC — MQRLCNKRIVLGVTGGIAAYKSAELIRSLCKLGADVRVVMTKAACEFITPLTLQALSHNPVHLDLLDTRAEAGMGHIELAKWADIVLVAPATADFIARIAGGQADDLLTTLCLATGAPICLAPAMNQGMWRDATTQENVAKLFEKGLKIFGPADGSQACGDVGPGRMLDPDLITLHTAEMFKHDIFTGRNVLITAGPTREDIDPVRFISNHSSGKMAYALAEAAVEAGARVTLVSGPVSIDKPGRVKTIDVISAQQMHDAVQENIEGVDIFIGCAAVSDYRPVEILKDKIKKDPNNTEEILELKLVRNPDIAASVAALDNPPFVIGFAAETRNVIEYAANKMQKKGMNMIVANDVSDKSIGFSSDVNEVTILAEGLQKTLPRASKKVLARKILSVASRGYHKWKREQES; from the coding sequence ATGCAACGCTTATGCAATAAACGGATCGTCCTCGGCGTGACCGGTGGTATTGCTGCCTATAAAAGTGCTGAACTGATACGATCGCTCTGTAAGCTGGGGGCGGATGTACGGGTTGTAATGACAAAAGCAGCCTGTGAGTTCATCACGCCACTGACGCTTCAGGCTCTTTCCCACAACCCGGTACACCTTGATCTGCTGGATACCCGTGCAGAAGCTGGCATGGGGCATATTGAACTGGCGAAGTGGGCGGATATTGTTCTTGTTGCACCTGCTACAGCTGATTTTATTGCCCGCATTGCGGGTGGTCAGGCTGATGACCTGTTAACAACCCTGTGCCTGGCAACGGGAGCGCCCATTTGTCTGGCTCCAGCCATGAATCAGGGGATGTGGCGCGACGCCACGACTCAGGAGAACGTAGCAAAACTGTTTGAAAAAGGGCTGAAAATATTTGGTCCTGCTGACGGTAGCCAGGCCTGTGGTGATGTTGGCCCGGGGCGTATGCTGGATCCTGATTTGATTACCCTGCATACCGCAGAAATGTTTAAACACGATATTTTCACTGGCCGGAATGTATTGATCACTGCGGGACCAACCCGTGAAGATATTGATCCGGTCAGGTTCATCTCTAATCACAGCTCTGGAAAAATGGCTTATGCCCTTGCTGAAGCCGCAGTAGAAGCAGGTGCCAGAGTGACGTTGGTGAGTGGTCCGGTGAGTATCGATAAGCCTGGCCGGGTGAAGACTATTGATGTTATCAGCGCTCAGCAAATGCATGATGCGGTTCAGGAGAATATTGAAGGTGTGGATATTTTTATCGGTTGCGCAGCGGTCAGCGATTATCGTCCGGTTGAGATCCTGAAAGACAAGATCAAGAAAGATCCCAACAATACAGAAGAAATTCTGGAGCTCAAGCTGGTGCGAAATCCGGATATCGCTGCTTCTGTCGCCGCGTTGGACAATCCGCCTTTTGTGATTGGCTTTGCTGCTGAAACCCGCAATGTCATCGAGTATGCGGCCAACAAGATGCAGAAGAAAGGGATGAACATGATTGTCGCCAATGATGTTTCCGATAAAAGTATTGGTTTTTCCAGTGACGTGAATGAAGTCACCATACTGGCCGAAGGCTTGCAGAAAACCCTCCCAAGAGCTTCCAAGAAAGTATTGGCCCGTAAAATTTTGAGTGTTGCTTCCCGTGGCTACCACAAATGGAAAAGAGAGCAGGAATCATGA
- a CDS encoding HPr family phosphocarrier protein, producing MKTLTINSGTALNIKNRYHKFMKVCGLFDSKVVFEANNTVTDIHSGSGLMSSIRRDESITLRITGKDESQAAILIKECIGY from the coding sequence ATGAAGACATTAACTATTAACTCAGGCACCGCACTCAACATCAAAAATCGCTATCACAAGTTTATGAAGGTCTGCGGCCTGTTCGACAGCAAAGTAGTGTTTGAAGCGAATAATACTGTGACTGATATCCACTCAGGCAGCGGGCTGATGAGTTCAATCAGACGGGATGAAAGCATTACTCTGCGCATAACGGGCAAGGATGAATCTCAGGCGGCTATTTTAATCAAAGAGTGCATTGGTTACTGA
- a CDS encoding sugar-binding transcriptional regulator, whose product MESIDCTEFDTELLTRVSILYYQEGWTQDHIAREHKISRIKVGRLLKKARDHGIVEINIRHHPVYSTNLEQQLQKAFGLKTALVAIDQSSEEKQRKQVARVVLKYLSDTLRDGDVVAVGQGRNIAAIAETNTFVHPRNVRFVSAIGGTHPAGDEINADHICRKLAKCFDGVSETLYAPAFVDSPKLVEQLKQNDTVKQALDRARKADVGIVGIGDLNENSHMVNLGWFSAQDLVNARREQGAVGDMMGYDFFRLDGSCVESSIKGRIIGLTTSELKQMPEVIGIASENSKVLATFGALQTGSITILATTVNNALALLSLAEKAL is encoded by the coding sequence ATGGAGTCTATTGATTGCACAGAGTTTGACACGGAGTTACTGACCAGGGTTTCTATTCTCTATTATCAGGAAGGCTGGACTCAGGATCACATTGCCAGAGAGCACAAAATATCAAGAATAAAAGTCGGCCGCTTACTGAAGAAAGCCCGGGACCATGGCATTGTTGAAATCAATATCAGGCATCACCCGGTTTACAGCACCAACCTCGAACAGCAACTTCAGAAAGCCTTCGGATTAAAGACGGCACTTGTCGCCATTGACCAGTCCTCGGAAGAAAAGCAGAGAAAGCAGGTGGCGAGGGTCGTTCTCAAGTACCTGTCGGATACATTGCGAGATGGTGATGTCGTTGCGGTAGGTCAGGGAAGAAATATTGCCGCCATTGCTGAAACCAATACATTTGTTCACCCCCGTAACGTTCGTTTCGTGTCAGCCATTGGAGGAACGCATCCGGCAGGCGACGAGATCAATGCTGACCATATTTGCCGGAAGCTGGCTAAATGCTTTGACGGCGTTTCCGAGACTCTTTATGCCCCGGCTTTTGTTGATTCCCCGAAACTGGTGGAACAGCTGAAGCAGAATGACACCGTCAAGCAGGCTCTGGACCGAGCCCGCAAAGCAGATGTTGGCATTGTGGGTATTGGCGATCTGAACGAAAACAGTCATATGGTAAATCTGGGCTGGTTCAGTGCTCAGGACCTGGTGAATGCACGACGGGAGCAGGGAGCAGTGGGCGATATGATGGGTTACGACTTCTTCCGGCTGGATGGCAGCTGCGTTGAATCCAGTATAAAAGGTCGAATCATTGGCCTGACAACCTCTGAATTAAAACAGATGCCAGAAGTGATAGGCATAGCCAGTGAAAACTCAAAAGTTCTGGCTACCTTTGGTGCCTTACAGACAGGCAGCATCACTATTCTGGCGACAACCGTTAACAATGCTCTGGCTTTACTGAGTCTGGCTGAAAAAGCACTGTAG
- a CDS encoding alpha-amylase family glycosyl hydrolase codes for MKKSLLAVSISVLLASCVSMPDKAAEDGQVNDQVEITAALGEQESRLICNSKKSSELCDLRIFHIMTEAFADGDPATGFGDGYGTSHHHGDLVGVTQSLDYIKASGFNAIWLTPIFHSAPMADQNVWADKLDATGYFASNYFAIDPRFGSMDDARTLVQEAHSRGLYVFFDGVFGHFKNNANNYPSPSGLTLSEGGKPQAGVGREAIYPDDLDFFKEVATYWIKELKIDGWRLDQAYQVPVRFWPELRTAVEEASQTVTYKNDLGETVHPLGYMVGEIWNDAGYIAETGYGTDEAPALDSAFDFPVRTAVVQTFGSDKEGNHGRPATHLANAMAKSVNYPDHAMPNLMLSTHDVPRFGNLLKRARLADYGSEDYWARHRAAMSFMAAYSGPLTWLYNDEIGARTEGFSQPVSGDTCAMRGLCDDHVGRISGQTEVSELSQDEVDLRHYFNQLMQWRDQHPALSKGARTHIYSDDRIYIDRKDLDDDHVLYLVNVSNEDVLLRIHGSAIGSEGSLTDLMDGTVTAVEQDVYNVRLQALESRFLNIEAATEVQTDSGQVSTITDDMARCDIPDATGAGPLGKDMWIRGSYRGGNNFMATPDSRKFRFKGDNLYQVVVNEPASTAFSFKFASSGWSPEMAVKGSAPVQLGVIQDMAPASGYGTESSVVIPEPGEYVYSFRIDPTGRSGSLYIGRCQ; via the coding sequence ATGAAGAAGTCTCTACTGGCTGTAAGTATCAGCGTATTGCTGGCGAGTTGCGTTTCTATGCCAGATAAAGCAGCAGAAGATGGCCAGGTAAACGACCAGGTTGAGATAACTGCTGCACTGGGTGAACAGGAGAGCCGGTTAATCTGTAACAGCAAAAAGAGTTCAGAGCTTTGTGACCTGCGTATTTTCCATATCATGACCGAAGCGTTTGCCGACGGTGATCCGGCAACAGGGTTTGGTGATGGTTATGGTACCAGTCATCATCATGGTGACCTGGTGGGCGTCACTCAATCCCTTGATTACATCAAAGCATCGGGCTTTAACGCCATCTGGCTGACACCGATTTTCCACAGCGCACCAATGGCTGATCAGAATGTCTGGGCTGACAAGCTGGATGCGACGGGTTATTTTGCCAGTAACTATTTTGCCATTGACCCTCGTTTTGGTTCCATGGACGACGCCCGCACATTAGTTCAGGAAGCCCATAGCAGAGGACTATACGTTTTCTTTGACGGAGTGTTCGGACACTTCAAAAACAATGCAAACAACTACCCTTCCCCTTCGGGTCTGACGTTATCTGAGGGTGGTAAACCTCAGGCGGGTGTTGGACGTGAGGCGATCTATCCTGATGACCTGGATTTCTTCAAGGAAGTAGCGACTTACTGGATCAAAGAGCTGAAGATTGATGGCTGGCGTCTGGATCAGGCCTATCAGGTGCCTGTGAGGTTCTGGCCGGAACTTCGAACTGCGGTTGAGGAGGCGTCACAGACCGTCACTTATAAAAACGACCTGGGTGAAACCGTTCATCCTTTAGGTTACATGGTGGGAGAAATCTGGAACGATGCCGGTTACATTGCAGAAACCGGTTATGGTACCGATGAGGCCCCGGCACTTGATTCAGCTTTTGACTTTCCTGTAAGAACCGCTGTCGTACAAACCTTTGGCAGTGACAAGGAAGGTAACCATGGTCGTCCGGCTACCCACCTTGCCAATGCCATGGCTAAGTCTGTCAATTACCCTGATCATGCGATGCCGAATCTGATGCTCAGTACTCACGACGTTCCCCGTTTTGGTAACCTGCTCAAGCGTGCCAGACTGGCAGACTATGGGTCTGAAGATTACTGGGCCAGACATCGTGCTGCCATGAGCTTTATGGCGGCTTATTCCGGTCCACTCACGTGGCTGTATAACGACGAAATCGGCGCGCGCACGGAAGGTTTCAGCCAGCCGGTTTCAGGCGACACCTGTGCCATGAGAGGGTTGTGCGACGACCATGTTGGTCGTATCTCGGGGCAAACTGAAGTGTCTGAATTGTCTCAGGATGAAGTCGATTTACGACACTACTTCAACCAGCTGATGCAATGGCGTGATCAGCACCCGGCGTTGTCCAAAGGTGCCAGAACTCATATTTACTCAGACGACCGAATTTATATTGATCGCAAGGATTTAGACGACGATCATGTTTTATATCTGGTCAATGTCAGTAATGAGGATGTGTTGCTGCGGATTCATGGTTCTGCCATCGGCAGTGAAGGCTCTCTGACTGACCTGATGGACGGAACCGTCACTGCGGTTGAGCAGGATGTCTATAATGTTCGATTGCAAGCGCTTGAAAGTCGCTTCCTGAATATAGAAGCAGCCACTGAAGTCCAGACTGATAGCGGGCAAGTGTCGACGATAACAGACGATATGGCTCGTTGTGATATTCCGGATGCCACAGGCGCAGGGCCTCTGGGTAAAGATATGTGGATACGGGGCAGCTACCGGGGCGGCAACAATTTCATGGCAACTCCGGATAGTCGAAAATTCCGTTTTAAGGGGGATAACCTGTATCAGGTGGTGGTGAATGAACCGGCTTCTACCGCTTTTTCATTCAAGTTTGCCAGCTCAGGGTGGAGTCCGGAAATGGCGGTGAAAGGTTCAGCACCGGTACAGTTGGGGGTTATACAGGACATGGCACCGGCATCGGGCTATGGCACTGAGTCCAGCGTTGTTATTCCGGAACCCGGCGAATATGTCTACAGTTTCAGAATTGACCCTACCGGGCGATCCGGAAGTCTATATATAGGTCGCTGTCAGTAA
- the radC gene encoding RadC family protein encodes MPDSHSQASQPPSERPREKLLNHGAESLSDTELLAILLRTGSKGVGVIELSRTLIHHFGSLDGLLSARPAQLKRFKGLGQAKIAELQAILAICQRVLEHRVKEGDALTSPDSTRQYLQMHFRGQTSEQFACLFLDTRHRVIVLETLFYGTINSAAVYPREILKRALALNASAVILSHNHPSGDPEPSQADIRITRIIKQALELIDIKCLDHMIVGRGQIVSLAERGLLN; translated from the coding sequence ATGCCTGACTCTCACAGCCAAGCCTCTCAGCCGCCCTCTGAGCGCCCCAGAGAGAAACTGTTAAACCATGGGGCTGAGTCCTTAAGTGACACTGAACTGCTCGCTATTCTGCTCAGAACGGGCTCTAAGGGTGTGGGAGTGATCGAGCTGTCCCGAACGCTGATTCATCATTTTGGCTCACTGGATGGGCTGCTGAGCGCCAGACCAGCCCAGCTCAAACGTTTTAAAGGGCTTGGACAGGCCAAAATCGCTGAATTGCAGGCGATTCTGGCCATCTGTCAGCGTGTACTGGAACACCGGGTAAAGGAGGGCGATGCACTGACCAGCCCCGACAGCACCCGGCAATATTTGCAAATGCATTTCAGAGGCCAGACCAGCGAGCAGTTTGCCTGTCTGTTTCTGGATACACGCCATCGGGTGATTGTGCTGGAAACACTGTTTTACGGCACTATAAACTCTGCAGCAGTTTACCCTCGGGAGATTCTGAAGCGGGCTCTGGCGTTAAATGCCAGTGCGGTTATTCTCAGCCATAATCATCCCAGCGGCGACCCGGAACCCAGCCAGGCTGATATTCGTATTACCCGGATCATCAAACAGGCATTAGAACTGATTGACATTAAATGTCTGGATCATATGATTGTCGGCCGGGGTCAGATTGTGTCCCTGGCTGAAAGAGGTTTGCTGAATTAA
- a CDS encoding exodeoxyribonuclease III, translating to MRVISFNCEGINNAREKGLFDWLNEQDADVICLQDIREDDYTMEQDRFQLDGYFCYAYGGYQRPDRGGVAIYTRQAPKAIISGLGFPEADETGRYLQADFDKISIASLYVPEGHDDESQNFKYRFLDSYSHHLNKQRRKRREFIMAGTWNIAHRKIDVANWREQEEVSGFQAAERGWMEGLLGDMGFHDAYREMDRESGKYSYWEDDSLRNDNMGIRLDYQIITAGMRSRVLSGGIYKNQTFSKHGPVIIDYDWELSL from the coding sequence ATGAGAGTTATCAGTTTCAATTGCGAAGGCATTAATAACGCGCGAGAAAAAGGCCTGTTCGATTGGCTCAATGAGCAGGATGCCGATGTTATCTGTCTGCAGGACATCCGTGAGGATGACTATACGATGGAGCAGGACCGGTTCCAGCTCGATGGTTACTTCTGCTACGCCTACGGCGGCTATCAGAGACCAGACCGTGGCGGTGTTGCCATTTATACACGTCAGGCGCCAAAAGCGATTATCAGTGGCCTGGGCTTCCCTGAAGCGGATGAAACAGGCCGTTACCTGCAGGCGGATTTTGACAAGATCAGCATCGCCAGTCTGTACGTACCGGAAGGTCACGACGACGAAAGCCAGAACTTTAAGTACCGCTTCCTGGACAGCTATTCCCACCACCTGAACAAACAACGTCGCAAGCGTCGTGAGTTTATTATGGCGGGTACCTGGAACATTGCTCATCGCAAGATTGATGTTGCCAACTGGCGTGAGCAGGAAGAAGTGTCCGGCTTCCAGGCTGCTGAACGTGGCTGGATGGAAGGCTTGCTGGGTGATATGGGTTTCCACGACGCTTATCGTGAAATGGATCGTGAGTCGGGCAAATACAGTTATTGGGAAGATGACTCCCTGCGCAATGACAACATGGGTATTCGTCTGGACTATCAGATTATTACTGCCGGTATGCGCAGTCGTGTTCTGAGTGGCGGTATCTATAAGAACCAGACCTTTTCCAAACATGGTCCGGTGATCATCGATTACGACTGGGAACTTAGCCTTTAA
- the slmA gene encoding nucleoid occlusion factor SlmA, whose protein sequence is MVKPQKISRKDQILQALAHMLETSPGVRITTSALAKEVGVSEAALYRHFPSKAKMFEGLIEFIEETLFSRIALILDDEPEALRRCEKILTLLLTFCERNPGLTRIINGDALAGEPDRLRHRMIQLFDRLETQIKQILREAELNEGLRTRSTVGTTSNMILALAEGRISQFVRSEFKRKPTELWLDQWRDTSTVVFR, encoded by the coding sequence ATGGTTAAACCACAGAAAATTTCTCGTAAAGATCAAATCCTGCAGGCTCTGGCACATATGCTGGAAACATCTCCGGGAGTTCGAATTACTACTTCTGCTCTGGCTAAGGAAGTTGGCGTATCGGAAGCGGCACTTTACCGGCACTTTCCCAGTAAGGCGAAAATGTTCGAGGGGCTGATCGAGTTTATAGAAGAAACCCTGTTTTCCCGCATTGCACTGATTCTGGACGATGAGCCGGAAGCCCTGAGGCGTTGCGAGAAAATTCTGACGTTGTTGTTAACGTTCTGCGAGCGTAATCCGGGGCTGACCCGAATCATCAATGGTGATGCGCTGGCAGGGGAGCCCGATCGTCTGCGTCACCGAATGATCCAGTTGTTTGACCGGTTGGAAACCCAGATCAAGCAGATATTGCGTGAAGCGGAACTTAACGAAGGTCTGCGCACACGTTCTACGGTTGGCACGACGTCCAACATGATTCTGGCACTGGCCGAAGGACGCATCAGCCAGTTTGTACGCAGTGAATTTAAACGCAAGCCTACCGAGCTGTGGTTGGATCAGTGGCGGGATACGTCGACCGTCGTCTTTCGATAA
- a CDS encoding ATP/GTP-binding protein gives MMISIIGSNGTGKTTLINQLRRHPGNDWPVFSDYYRSTAKNLGYSRPRDILLEDSPNKDNTITAMTSAALGAMQQWLNTSAPDGFIDLGPPALLAYQRYWMAVCKKTVSPYLLHLCRKISDQIDGYIYLPSNHFPIEKDAMRSADPIFQQDVDQWVKRCIQELEIPEQKLLSVSSGNIGERVEEASDWLTGLALTPEA, from the coding sequence ATGATGATTTCAATCATTGGCTCTAATGGCACCGGTAAAACGACCCTGATCAACCAGCTACGCCGACACCCCGGCAACGACTGGCCAGTGTTTTCTGATTACTACAGAAGTACCGCCAAAAATCTGGGTTACAGCCGGCCAAGGGATATTCTGCTGGAAGACAGTCCGAATAAAGACAACACGATTACCGCCATGACATCGGCAGCGCTGGGAGCCATGCAACAATGGTTGAATACTTCAGCCCCTGACGGGTTTATTGACCTTGGCCCACCCGCCCTGCTGGCTTACCAGCGTTACTGGATGGCTGTCTGCAAAAAAACTGTCTCGCCTTATCTGTTACATCTCTGCCGGAAAATCTCGGATCAGATCGATGGTTACATTTACCTGCCCAGCAATCATTTTCCTATTGAAAAAGACGCTATGCGTTCAGCCGACCCGATTTTTCAACAGGACGTGGATCAATGGGTTAAACGATGCATTCAGGAATTGGAAATACCTGAACAGAAGCTGTTGTCAGTCAGCAGTGGAAACATTGGGGAGAGGGTAGAGGAAGCGTCTGACTGGTTAACCGGTTTAGCTCTCACGCCTGAAGCGTGA
- the rpmB gene encoding 50S ribosomal protein L28 yields MSKVCQVTGKRPVTGNNVSHAQNKTRRRFVPNLHSKRFWVESENRFVRLRVSSKGMRIIDKKGIDAVLADMRANGQKI; encoded by the coding sequence ATGTCCAAAGTTTGTCAGGTTACCGGCAAGCGCCCGGTTACTGGGAACAACGTATCCCACGCGCAAAACAAAACTCGTCGTCGCTTCGTGCCTAACCTGCACTCCAAGCGCTTCTGGGTTGAGAGCGAAAATCGCTTTGTACGCCTGCGTGTTTCCTCCAAAGGCATGCGCATCATCGACAAGAAAGGCATCGACGCTGTTCTGGCTGACATGCGCGCCAACGGTCAAAAAATCTAA
- the pyrE gene encoding orotate phosphoribosyltransferase: MFDYQREFIEFALQQEVIRFGEFTLKSGRKSPYFFNAGLFNTGEAMSKLGKFYARALVNSGIEFDILFGPAYKGIPLATATAVALSEQHGRNVPWCFNRKEVKDHGEGGNIVGASLEGRAIIVDDVISAGTAVREVMQIIEPSDAKPAAVMIALDRQEKGQGELSAIQEVERDFDIPVISIVKLKDLLSYVEDEEAFRQFAPAIRAYREQYGVE; the protein is encoded by the coding sequence ATGTTTGATTACCAGAGAGAATTTATCGAGTTTGCCCTGCAACAGGAAGTCATTCGATTTGGTGAATTTACACTCAAGTCCGGTCGTAAGTCCCCCTACTTTTTTAATGCCGGCCTTTTCAATACCGGCGAAGCCATGAGCAAGCTGGGCAAGTTCTATGCCCGGGCACTGGTTAATTCCGGAATCGAATTCGATATTCTGTTTGGACCCGCCTATAAAGGCATTCCGCTGGCAACCGCTACAGCGGTGGCATTGTCTGAACAGCATGGGCGTAACGTCCCCTGGTGCTTCAACCGTAAGGAAGTGAAGGATCACGGCGAAGGCGGCAATATTGTAGGTGCATCTCTGGAAGGCCGTGCAATCATTGTCGATGACGTCATCAGCGCAGGGACTGCGGTTCGTGAAGTCATGCAGATCATTGAACCTTCTGATGCCAAACCTGCCGCTGTAATGATAGCACTGGATCGTCAGGAAAAAGGTCAGGGTGAACTGTCAGCCATTCAGGAAGTAGAGCGAGACTTTGACATTCCGGTCATCAGCATCGTTAAACTGAAAGACCTTCTGAGCTATGTCGAAGATGAGGAAGCGTTCAGGCAGTTCGCGCCAGCTATTCGGGCTTATCGTGAACAGTACGGCGTCGAATAA
- the argB gene encoding acetylglutamate kinase — MPPETMTERVDFQDRALVLTEALPYLQQYAGKTIVVKYGGNAMENDELKRSFARSVVLLKAVGINPVVVHGGGPQIGEMLNRLNLESRFVQGMRVTDSSTMDVVQMVLGGLVNKEIVSLINSNGGRAVGITGKDGRFIRAKRLKVTHKTPEMTVPEIIDIGQVGEVESIDTSIVEMLQHSDFIPVIAPIGVDDAGASYNINADLVAGKLAEALKAEKLLLLTNTEGLLSKDGELLTGLNAKQVQALIDDGTIYGGMLPKIQCALSAVGNGVNTALIIDGRVPHALLLELLTDQGVGTLITGEHVETVSGCNG, encoded by the coding sequence ATGCCCCCGGAAACAATGACAGAAAGGGTAGATTTTCAGGACAGGGCGCTGGTGCTGACTGAAGCTCTGCCTTACCTCCAGCAATACGCTGGTAAAACTATTGTCGTTAAATACGGCGGCAATGCCATGGAAAACGATGAACTGAAGCGCAGCTTTGCCCGCAGTGTGGTGTTGCTCAAAGCAGTGGGTATTAATCCGGTTGTGGTGCATGGTGGTGGTCCGCAGATTGGTGAAATGCTGAATCGACTAAACCTGGAAAGCCGGTTTGTTCAGGGCATGCGAGTGACTGACTCCAGCACAATGGACGTTGTTCAGATGGTGCTTGGCGGGCTGGTCAACAAGGAAATTGTCTCCCTGATCAACAGCAATGGCGGCAGAGCAGTTGGCATTACCGGGAAAGACGGTCGGTTTATTCGGGCAAAACGCCTGAAAGTGACCCATAAAACGCCGGAAATGACAGTGCCTGAAATTATTGATATCGGGCAGGTGGGTGAAGTGGAGTCTATAGACACCAGCATTGTCGAAATGCTGCAACACTCTGACTTTATTCCTGTCATTGCTCCCATTGGCGTCGATGATGCAGGCGCTTCTTACAATATCAATGCGGATCTGGTGGCAGGTAAGCTGGCTGAAGCCCTGAAGGCTGAAAAACTGCTGCTACTGACTAACACCGAGGGATTGCTGAGCAAGGATGGCGAGCTATTAACCGGCCTGAATGCTAAACAGGTTCAGGCCCTGATTGATGATGGCACCATTTATGGTGGCATGTTGCCCAAAATTCAGTGCGCCCTGAGCGCTGTCGGTAATGGGGTTAACACAGCACTGATCATTGACGGGCGAGTACCCCATGCATTGTTGCTGGAACTGTTAACCGACCAGGGCGTTGGCACCCTGATTACCGGAGAACACGTGGAGACGGTATCTGGTTGTAATGGTTAA